The genomic segment GCATCAACGGTGTACGTTTCCGCAATCGGCTACACGGGACGATAATCAATGTACTTGACGAAAGAAGCGTTGCGGGGGTTGGTTGAAGAGTGCCAGAGGGAACGCACGATTACGCCCTCGATGTTTGCCGCCTTCGTCAAGATTGCAAAGTATGTCTATACCACACTGAATGTTCCGTACTTAATCGACTTAGACGATTTCATTCAGGAGGCGTGTATGCGGCTGATGAAGTGGCTTTACAAAATTCGGCCAGAAGATAACGTGTTCTCGTACTTAACGGAGTTGTGTCGGCTTGCGGGTTGTGAAATGCGTGAACGGGCATTCGCTCACGAGCGGATGATAGATCGCTACATTCTTCGTGTCAAAGAGGCCATGCCGGGTAGGATACAGCGGGAAATAAATATTGAGTCAAAGGATAAATGCCAGATTTACTAACGCTACTAGGTGCGAGTGGGCAAGCGGCCTCCAGTTCCGGCACCGGAACCGGCACGGCCTCGGCTGACTCTACCGCTTCCGGCGTTGCTAAGTCGCTCAGTGCTTCGAGTGGCACGGCTTCGGCAGACTCAACGGCGAGCGGTGCCACCAGTGCGGTTAGCGTCTCAACTGGCACGGCTTCGGTCTTGTCTACGGCCTCTGCTGTGGGGATGGTGTTACTGACTTCAACCGGAACCGCTTCGGCTTCCGCTTCGGCCGCTGGCGACGGGAGAGGGTTACTTTCCGCAGTGGGTACGGTCTCGGCCGGTGCGACGGCTTCGGCTGTCGGTTCAACGAGTTCAACCAGTTCGGGCACGGGCACGGCTTCGGCCAGTGCTACCGTTTCTGGTGTCGGTTCATCGACGTTCACTTTCCCGGCGCAGACGGCGGTTAGCGTCTCGCTCGGAACGGCGTCAGGATCGGCTATAGCCAGTGGAACGGGGAATTCGGTGCTGGCCTCGATTGGAACGGCGTCAGGATCGGCTACGGCTTCGGGCGTCAGCAGTTCGCTTATTGTGTCTGTTGGTACTGCTACAGCAGATTCTACGGCCTCTGCGGGCGCTCTCTCGCCCGTTGCCAATGTTCGGTTAAGTAACTCGAAGCTGCGTGTTGTAAGCCAAGACACGATTGCCCTCTCGCCGATCTTGAACAAGGGTACTGTGAACTTCTTTTGCGGACGGCACAAAACGCACTGGTGCCGTTCGTGCGCCTTCCACGGGGGAACGGAACACGGGATGTAGGCGTGAACTTCGCACCGGGAGCAACACCGTTGCGGTTCGTCGCACTCGCCCTCGCTCACTTGCTTGCTTACCCGTTTTGTGCCAGGAGGATTTGCACGGCCTCCACGAGTTTGCCAAGTTCTGCCTTCTCCCCGTCCGACAGCTTCCGCCGTTTCGCAACAAGCTCGTATTGCTTGTAAGTGTTCAGAACGTCCTCCACCTTTTCGGGAACCGGCCACTTCGGAAGGGCTTCGCCGAAGTCGTCAGCCAGTTCGGACGGAACACGAGCGTCCTTCAGGGGGGCGACAAACCCACCTTTCGCCAGCTTCTTCACCCCGCTCACAATCGCTTCTGCATTCCCGGCAGCGAGTAAGCTCCCGATGAACTCATGCGCCCGAATGAGGACTTCGGTAGCGTACTTCGCAGGGTACTCATCGGGCTTGTCGGTATCCGCCATTATCCTCGCTCCGTTCGTGTTTGAGTCAGAGTGAGCAAACCCGCCGTTGCGATTCTACGAAGCGGCCCGCTCGCCGGAACGTGGCGGAAGCACTCCCGGCCGAATTGTGTCCCGGCCCGCTCGCCCGTTGGACACAATTCCCCCGGCCGCAATACGAGAAGGCCGAATATCCCCCGTGAATATTCCCGGCCGATATTCCGTACTTTCGAGGCGTTCCTGGGAATTGTGTCCCGATAGTGTCCAAAACGGGCGGTTTCTTTGGACACAATCGGCCCCGGAACTACCCCTGGGAAATGAAGAAACCCCAAGGATTCCTTGGGGTTTCTTCTGAGTTGGGGATCTAGGATTCGAACCTAGACTAAGTGAGTCAGAGTCACTCGTGCTACCGTTACACCAATCCCCAACAAAACCATGTCGGAACTGCGGTTCGGCCGCTCCGTTGGTAGCATAAGAGTAATGTATCGCGGGCCGTTCCGGTTGTCTAGCTCTCCAGCACACCCCGGCGGCACCGCGGAACCCGCCGCACGGGTCAGAGTTGCTCGTTGCCTGGGAAAGCTAGTACGCGGCTCAAAAGCCCGCGTGGGCTCGATCCCCGAGCGACCCGCCGATCCGGAGCGGCGGGTTCGACAGCGGCCCCGGACCCACCGTCCTTCTCATCATCGGAACTGCCATGAGTTGGCCGCTGTCGCACGAGTTCAACGAGGCGGTTCAGCACCCCCGAACGGCGTTCGCCGACCCCGACCTGCAATCGACGGAGGCAGTGGTCGGGGCGACCGGCCTTCCCCTGCCGCGGTCGGGCAACTTCGCGGACGTCTACCAGATGCGCGGGGCCGACAAGCGCGACTGGGCGGTCAAATGCTTCACCCGCCCGGTCGTCGGCCTGGCCGAGCGGTACGCCCGGGTGAGCGAAGCCCTCGCAGCGGCCAACTTCCCGTTCACGGTCGGGTTCCGGTTTCTGGCCGAAGGGATCCGGGTCGGGGGGCAGTGGCGCCCGGTGGTCACGATGGAGTGGGTCGAGGGCCTGCTCCTCAATCAGGTGGTGCGGGAGAACGCCGCGCGCCCGGCGGTTCTGGCCGCGCTCGGGCTGATGTGGGTGAAACTGTGCAAGCGGCTGCGGGAGACCGGGGTCGCCCACGCCGACCTCCAGCACGGGAACGTGCTCCTGGTGCCGGGATCGCGGCCGGGGGCATACGGGCTGAAGTTGATCGATTACGACGGCATGTACGTTCCGGCGCTGGCCAATACGCCGTCGGGGGAGGCCGGGCACCCGTCGTTCCAGCACCCGGCGCGGACCGCGACGCGGGCGTATTCGCCGGACGTGGACCGGTTCCCGCACCTGGTCATCCTAACGGCGCTTCAGGGGCTGGTAACCGGCGGATCGGCACTGTGGGAGCGGCACGACAACGGCGACAACCTGCTGTTCACCGAGGCCGACTTCCGCGCGCCGCACGAGTCGAAGCTGTTACGCGAACTGTGGCTCACGGGCGATCCGGCCGTGCAGTCGCTGGTGGGGCGCCTGGCGATCGCGTGTGGGAAGCCGATGCCCCAGACCCCGTGGGTGGACGAACTCGCTCCCGAAGGCAAGCCCGCTCCTCTCGACAACGACACCTATCGGGCGGCGGCGGCGGCGCTGGGTCTGGCCAGGCCCGTTCCGATCCCACTGCCGCCCGAGCCGACGGCCCCGCCGCTTGAACTCCCGGATCACTTCGAAAACCTCGAAGTCGCGCCGGCGCCATCTCCTGAGAAGCCCCCCGTACCGCCTAGCGGGTCGGGTCCGCTGGTGCAAGCGGCCAAATCGAGCCCCAAAATGAAGGGGCTCAGTAAATCGGGATCCGGCGAGAAGCCGGTCCCGGCCGCCGTGCGGCGTGCCGAGCCCGAGCGGACCCCACGGACCCGAACAGATGAGTCCGAGCGCGGGCGAAACATTGCCGGATGGCAAATCGTCGTGGCGGCGGGCGTGATGCTGGTGGCCATCGCGGGCGCGGTCCTGGCCCTCCGAAACAAGCCGGTGGAAACGGCGGAGCGCAAACCGGACGAGGAACCGGTGAACGCGCAAACGCCGACGCCCCCGCCTGTTCCGACAGCGCCAAAGGAGCAAGCCACCCGACCACCGGACCCCAAACCGAAAGAACCCGACCGCACCGGCCCGAAGGTGAAAACGCCGGACCCGCCGCCGAAACCCAAGGACGTTCCGCCCCCGCCGGTTGTCCCGGAACCGGCCGTTCTCAAGCCGCGGTGGACGGCGACCGCCGGGACCGATGGCGCCCGAGCGGCACTCTGTGCCGACGCACATACGGTCATGGTCGGCAGCGCGCGGTCCACGCTCATCACCCTCGACCTCGCGACCGGTACGAAGCGTCCGCAGTCCGCCTGGTACGGCCTGACGGGGGGGGACAACTTCTGCACGCTGGACGACGGGCGGGTCGCGCGCTGCACACCGGACGAAACCGAACTGCCGACCTGGGAGGTGAAGACCTGGAAGACGACCGAGAAGATCCGCGTTCCGGCCATCCCGGCGGGGAGCGGCACGGCCAAACACGCGATGGCCCGGCCGTCGCCGGACGGCCGATTCCTTCTGGTCGCACGGACCGCTTCTGCGCCGGGGGTGTCTCCGCCTGTCCCCCTTCGAGTGTTCGATACCCGCTCCGAGAAAGCGGTCGTCGAGACCGACTGGACGTGCGGCTCGGCGCACTACACGGCGGACTCGCTCCGGGTACTCGTCGCGGAACACGGTGGCAAGTTCCGCTGGTTCCAGCTCCCGGCCGGTGAACCGGACGGCGACTGGAACTACGGTCCACCGCCGGCGGGGCGCGCCCACGCGGTGACGAGCGTCAACGCGAACGGGCGGGTCATCGGTTACAACGGCCCGGCGAAGTTCGACGCGGATTCGGGACCGTGTTTCATCGACGGCAAATCTGGCACCGTGCTTCACCGCTTTGGGCCGCCGTACAGCAGTCGCTCCCCGGTCGTTCTTTCGGCCGACGGGCGCGCCGCGGCCGTTCTGAAGGAGCCCGTTGGCGCCGAGGTGACGATCGATGTGGTCGGCGTGCCGAAAGGAGAAGTGATCGCACGGGCCACGGTGCCGACGAGTGGTGGGAGCCCCACCATTTTCCTGACGGGCGACTCCCGCGTGCTGTTGGCCCACGACCCGAAAACCGGAACGCTGTGGCGGTTCGATCTGCCGTAAGCGGCGAGCGTGGGCGAGTGCGGCGGCTGCCGGTCCCAGGCAAGAACGATCGGGGTCATTCGAACAGGACCGGCTCGACGAACACGCTCCGCGCCCATTCCGCCTGATCGGCGCTGTGGACGAGCAGGGTGAGGGTCTTGACCTTCTCGACCTTGACCGCGAACGACTGGTACTCGTTCCACCTGGTGACCGGCTCGGACTTCCAGAGCGACTTGCCATCGCCCAGCACCTCAAAAGTGAGCGCGGACGCGGGGTGTCCGGCGTTGTCTTCGATCTTGGGCACCCCGACCGTCGCCCTGAGCGCGGTCCAACTGCCCCCGAGCGGGTACTTCACTTGCCCGGTGCCTTTGGTCGGCGGGTGCAGGAAGATGCTGTGCGGTGCGAACTCGCCGTTCACCTGATATTTTACCTTCTTGTTCGGGCACACACCGTTGTTCGAGAACCAGCCGTTCGAGCACTTCAAGTCGTAATGCCGGAGCGACGCGAGATGGGTCCGTTTCCCGAACGCCAGGGCCGACGTGAAGCGGAACTCGCGCTGCTCGTTTTCGGCGGCCTCGGCGGCCTCGTCCTCTTTGATTCGGACGTACTCCTTGACCGCGTCGGTGTAGGCCGCGTTCAGGGCCGCGCGGGCCGTGGTGATCGGGTTCTGGACGGCCGGCGGCAGGTTCGGGGGCGCCTCACCGGCGGAGACGAACCGGTCCCGCTCGGCCCTGGCCTGATCGACCAGTTTCTTGGTCCCCGAGTTCCGGACCTCGTCCTCGCGCTTGTTGAGGTGGTCCTCGACCGCTTTGCGGAACGCCTGCAACTCGACGTCGTAGGTCTTCTTCGCTTGAAACAGCTTCTCCTTCACCGCGTCCGCATCGGCCGCACGGCCCGGCACCGCTGCGGCTCCGAGTAGTACGACAAGGGGTACGGCGAGGCGCAGGGCGGCAGGCATCTGGGCACCTTGTTGGAACGCGACGGCGCGAACGGTCGGCCGGTCGTCGATCGCGGGGGGCACTTACCGGTTCTTTCCGAGTGTGGTGACGCGGAACTCTTTGACATCGACGTTGCTCTTGACCGCGTGGACGGTGATCGGGGCCGTCCCGCTGAGGTCGTACGCCTTCTTTTCCTCGAAAACCAGTTTACCGTCGGCCCAGATCTGCATTCCCTCCTCGGTCAGCCGCCACTTGAGCGTGTGCCACACGTTGGCTTTGAGCGGAACCGCTTTGGCGGTCGTGATGCTCCCGGACTCCGGTCGGTCGTCCCCGTCCGGGCGACAGACGCGCAACTCGCGCGGGTTGACCTCCCAGTTGAAGATGACGCACGCCCCGCGCGGCGCGTACAGGCGAATGTTCTCGGCCTCGGTCCGGGCCACGACCACGATCTCGACCGCGCCGGTGTACTTCCGCACCGTCGAGAGGTCGCCGTGCGGCTCGATCCGGAGGTGATCGTCCCGGACCACGATCTTCGGGCCGGCGAGGTGCTTCCAGGCCTCTCGGCGGAACGCGAGGAGCGCCTGCTCGGCGACCGCCGCGTCCTCGTCCTTCTTGGCCCGAATGAAGTCCTTGATCGCGAGCGCCATGGCCGCCTCGAACTCGGCCCGCGCGGTCGTCAGCTGCTTCCGCACCTCGTCGGGCGCGCCGTTCGGTAGAGCCCCCGTCTCGGAGTACACGGCCCGTTCGGCTTTCACCAGCTCCACGGCCTTTCGGTCGCCCGTGGTGCGCGCGTCGCCCTCCCGCTTGTCGAACCACTTCGCCACCGCCGCCTGGTACCGGTCCACTTTCGACTCGTACTCGGCGCGGGCGGTTGCGATCCGCGTCTGCGCGGTGTCGTCCTGGGCCGCGAGCGCGGTGTGACTCGCACACGCGCCGAGTAACGCCAAAACGGCTCCGAGCATGACCCCTCCGGTACTCGAGGCGAGCGGTTCCGGGCGCTGAGCCGCGCCGCACGTTTCGGATGCTCGATACGATGTTAAGCCGATTGTCCGGGCTGGTCAATTCCTTCCAGCGGTTCAATGGGCGCTTGTTCTGAGTGGGGGCTGCCGCGTTGAAAGCCCGCGAACGGGCCCGCGGCCCGCGCCGTCGGCCCTGCGGGCTGAAAAGGAACCGCACCGGACCCCGATGTGTGTCACGCCGGTGCGACGTGCGAGTCCCCGGTGCGGAGCGTGCCGGGCGGCGGGGTCGGCGCGCCGACCGACGCGCCCGATCCCCGTGGCTGCGGGTGGTGAGCGCTTCCAGTGCGACCCGCCACTCGTGCGCGTCCGCCGGGCGCCGGGCGGCGTTGTGCGCCACGCTGTTGACGAGCAGCGCGATCACCCCGCGGGGCAGACCGAGCGCGCGCAGGTCGTCGGCCATTTCCGGACACGGCCACAGGGTCAGGTCGCCGAGCAGCATCTGGAAGGCGAGGACGCCGAGCGCGTACACGTCGTCGCGCGGGTCGGGCGGGTCGCCGTTGCGCTGCTGCGGGCTCGCGTACCCGAAACTGCCCGCGGCGCGGAGCAGCGTCGGCACGCGCCCGCTGTTCGTCTGGAACCCGCCCGTTTGGCCGTCCGCCAGGTGAGCCACCGCGGCGCCGCCGATGCCGAAGTCGGTCACGCGAAGTACGCCGTTTTGGTCGCGGAGCACGTTCGCGGGCTTCAGGTCGCGGTGAACGATCGGGGTGGCGAGCCGGTGACAGTGGCCGATGGCGGCGGCGATCATGAACAGGGCCTTGACCGCCTTGGAGATGCGCTTCGGCTGCGACCGCGCCTGCCACTCGCGGACGGCGTCGGCGAGGGTGCCGCCCTCGACGTACTCGTACATGAGCCACGGCGTCTCGCCGCTCAGGTTGCACTCCAGAAGGGGAACGATGTTCGGGTGGTCGCCGGCGTGCTTCATCACGCGGACGAGCACCTTCTTCTCGTGCGTGACGAGCCGGTGCCGGGCGTCCGGGTGGGTGCAGAACTTCACCGCCCGGTACTCGGGCTTCCACTCGTGCCTCGCGAGCCACACCGCGCCAAACCCGCCGACGCCGAGTTGGCGCTCGAGCAGCCAGCTCGACAGCCCCGGCACCTGGTCGCCGGGTTGGATGTCGAGACGAATCGGATCGGTGGCCTGAATCGCCAACTGGGGGCCGAGGCGCGCGCGATCGGCGTCGCCCTGTTCGCGCGTCACGGGCGGGTCGTCGGCCACGCGCGGGGCGGTGGACGGGACCACACTGTCACCGGCCCCGAGCTGTTCCGCAACGAACCGGAACCCGCACTTGGGGCACGCGACCGATTTACCGCTGGGCACGCGCAGGGGCGTTCTGAGCGCAACCCCGCACGCGGGGCTGGGACATTTGTACGACACGGACATTCCGGCACTCCCGCTTCACTGCGGAGTCTGAGGACGCGTTTGTGTGTAACGAGTTCGGACTTTGCGAGTTCTGACGGGATGAAGGGATCGTACCACCGCAAACCCGATTTGGGAATCCGGAAGTGCTCATCCGGCGAAGGAAACTGACTGGGAGTGAAACGTCCGCCTCAACTTTGCACCAGTTTTGCCCGGCGCGAACCGCCGATACCGGGAAACAAGAACGGCGGGAGCCCTCGGAGCTGGCCCACGAGCCGTTATTTTCCTGGCAGGCGATACGGTTTCTTCGCCGCGTACAATTCGAGCCGCGCCCGCGGTTCGAGGTAATCGACCTTGGCGTACGCGGCGTCCTCCAGTGCCCGCTTCTGGAGCGCGACCGCTTCGTCGAACTGCCCGGCCTCCGCGTAGGCCGCGGCCAGCGCGGCGAGCGCGAACCCCTTCT from the Frigoriglobus tundricola genome contains:
- a CDS encoding BUD32 family EKC/KEOPS complex subunit — its product is MSWPLSHEFNEAVQHPRTAFADPDLQSTEAVVGATGLPLPRSGNFADVYQMRGADKRDWAVKCFTRPVVGLAERYARVSEALAAANFPFTVGFRFLAEGIRVGGQWRPVVTMEWVEGLLLNQVVRENAARPAVLAALGLMWVKLCKRLRETGVAHADLQHGNVLLVPGSRPGAYGLKLIDYDGMYVPALANTPSGEAGHPSFQHPARTATRAYSPDVDRFPHLVILTALQGLVTGGSALWERHDNGDNLLFTEADFRAPHESKLLRELWLTGDPAVQSLVGRLAIACGKPMPQTPWVDELAPEGKPAPLDNDTYRAAAAALGLARPVPIPLPPEPTAPPLELPDHFENLEVAPAPSPEKPPVPPSGSGPLVQAAKSSPKMKGLSKSGSGEKPVPAAVRRAEPERTPRTRTDESERGRNIAGWQIVVAAGVMLVAIAGAVLALRNKPVETAERKPDEEPVNAQTPTPPPVPTAPKEQATRPPDPKPKEPDRTGPKVKTPDPPPKPKDVPPPPVVPEPAVLKPRWTATAGTDGARAALCADAHTVMVGSARSTLITLDLATGTKRPQSAWYGLTGGDNFCTLDDGRVARCTPDETELPTWEVKTWKTTEKIRVPAIPAGSGTAKHAMARPSPDGRFLLVARTASAPGVSPPVPLRVFDTRSEKAVVETDWTCGSAHYTADSLRVLVAEHGGKFRWFQLPAGEPDGDWNYGPPPAGRAHAVTSVNANGRVIGYNGPAKFDADSGPCFIDGKSGTVLHRFGPPYSSRSPVVLSADGRAAAVLKEPVGAEVTIDVVGVPKGEVIARATVPTSGGSPTIFLTGDSRVLLAHDPKTGTLWRFDLP
- a CDS encoding NPCBM/NEW2 domain-containing protein; protein product: MPAALRLAVPLVVLLGAAAVPGRAADADAVKEKLFQAKKTYDVELQAFRKAVEDHLNKREDEVRNSGTKKLVDQARAERDRFVSAGEAPPNLPPAVQNPITTARAALNAAYTDAVKEYVRIKEDEAAEAAENEQREFRFTSALAFGKRTHLASLRHYDLKCSNGWFSNNGVCPNKKVKYQVNGEFAPHSIFLHPPTKGTGQVKYPLGGSWTALRATVGVPKIEDNAGHPASALTFEVLGDGKSLWKSEPVTRWNEYQSFAVKVEKVKTLTLLVHSADQAEWARSVFVEPVLFE